The Camelus dromedarius isolate mCamDro1 chromosome 8, mCamDro1.pat, whole genome shotgun sequence DNA segment agaaaagaagcaagatgctacaaaaatgagaaactcataactggaaaggtgataactaccatgaattacaaatagaataaacacaaaattgtaaaagaagacatctaaatcattaagagtgggagagggaagcaaggaaagccattgtggaaaacagtatggagagtcctcaaaagactaggaatagatttaccagatgacccaggaatcccactcctgggcatatatccagaaggaaccctacttcaaaaagacacctgcaccccagtgttcatagcagcactatttacaatagccaaggcatggaaacagccttaatgtccatcaacagatgactggataaagaagatgtgatatatttatacaatggaatactagtcagccataaaaacaacaacataacgccatttgcagcaacagggattttcctggagaatgtcattctaagtgaagtaagccagaaagagaaagaaaaataccacatgagatcgctcatgtgtggaatctaaaaaaagaaagaaagaaagaaaaaaagaacacatatacaaaacagaaacagactcacaggcatagaatacaaaattgtggtAGCCAAGGGGGAGAGTGGTGGGAAGgtacagactgggagttcgaaatctgtagatactgacaggcatatgtagaacagataaacaagattatactgtaaagcacagggaaatatataaaaaatcttgtggtagctcacagagaaaaagaatgtgacaatgaatatatgtatgttcatgtataactgaaaaattgtgctctacattggaaattgacacaacattgtaaactgactataactcaataaaaaaaatgttaaaacaacaacaacaacaacaaaatccctGAAGTTGATATATCTTCTAAGAAACAAATTAGAAAAGATCAAAATGTAATTGATGGTAACTAAAAGGGTGTTGAACAGTGCCTTACTTATAATAGTGTAAAATCAGAAATATATGTCCAAAAACAGGGGATAGGTTGAGTAAATTATGTTCTACCTGTATCTAACATACTATATGggtatgtaatatttattttattactgtctCTCCATCAACTAGAATAAAAGCCCTCTGAAGACAGGGATGCTGCTCTGTTGTGTTCACTGCTGTGTTCTCTCTCCCTGCAACAAGGCCTGTCTGACACATAGCAGCTGTTCCAAATAAGtagttgttgaatgaacaaataatgGATTATTTGCAGCCGTTAAACTATGTTGAACAGTATTTAATGACATGTCCACTAAATATATTCTAAAGTGAACAGAGTATGACACACTACATGGGCAAAGAAcagtttacaaaaaaagaaatgcaaactgcTCTTAAACATGAGCATATGATCAACCTTGCTCAtaagagaaaagtaaattaaaactatACTGAAATAGCACTTGCCATCTATCAAGTGGCTAAAATCCAAAAGTTTTTATAACACATTGTGTGTTTTGGGGAAACACGCACTCTCATACATAGCTGGTAAGGAGCTAAAATGGTACATCCCTAAGAAGAGAAATTTGGCAGCATCTAGCAAAATGACATAGGAATTTAACCGTTGGCCCAGCAATCCATCctatagatagatacacaggcaaaAATGCAGAATGACATATACACAAGGCTATTCACTTGTAGTATTGTTACCTAGGCAGCAGTAGGGAAGGGACGGGGTTAAACCAGTGTGCTTTGTTTTGCAGAAACCAACCATTAGATTGCACAAAGTTCTAGANNNNNNNNNNNNNNNNNNNNNNNNNNNNNNNNNNNNNNNNNNNNNNNNNNNNNNNNNNNNNNNNNNNNNNNNNNNNNNNNNNNNNNNNNNNNNNNNNNNNNNNNNNNNNNNNNNNNNNNNNNNNNNNNNNNNNNNNNNNNNNNNNNNNNNNNNNNNNNNNNNNNNNNNNNNNNNNNNNNNNNNNNNNNNNNNNNNNNNNNCACGGGCATTGTGCCTCTCTTCCCCCCACCAGCTGGTTGGGGTGGGCGCGAAGTGCCTCTCTGTGCTCCTGGCCCCACGTCGGAGGAAGGGGATCTTGGGCACGGTCCTTCTGTCCATGCCTGGACTTGGAGGGTGTGGTGTCCGTCCTTTCCTTCAGGCTGGCAGATGGCAAGCTCTCATGGAGTCCTCACTTAAAGGGCAGCTTGGTCTGGGGCTACAAGCAGGGCCGGACACCCTGGGTCCGAGCTGTAGCTTCCCCTGACCCCTGGGAGAGGTTCTGGAGAGCCTGGGCTGGAGGCCCTCACATTCACAGCCAGGCCTCTCTCGCTGCTTCTTCCTGGCAGGCACTTGCCTGGTCCAGCACCTGATGACCGTCCTGATCCGCAAACACAGCCAGCTCTTCACCTCGAGGACCACAGAAGGGCCAGCCTCCCCACATGGGGGCCCCCCGTGCACCGTGGGATGGGGCCCGGAGGAGGTCACCAGGGACAGCCAGCCAGAGCCTGGCAGCCCCGGCGCCCCCGGCCTGCCCTCGCACAGGACCTCTTCTCTGGATGGGGCCGCCGTGGCGGCGCTCTCCAGAACCTCTCCCACGGGCCTGGGGAGCCAACGCGGCCCTGCTGCCACCAGCCCTGGGAAGAAGGTGCAGACTCTGCCCAACTGGAGGTCCTCCTTCCGGCAGTCGGGGTCCCGGTCCGGGAGCCCGAAGGTGGGCAGCGCATCCCTGGAGGTACCCATTATCTCCTCCGGAGGGAACTGGCTCAAGAACGGGATGTCCTTCCTGCGCGGCCACCGCTGGGCCTCCTCGGGAGACCGGCTCAAGGACTCAGGCTCCGAGCAGAGACTCTCCACCTACGACAACGTGCCCCCagccagcctcttccccagcacgTCCAGCGGGGCCGGCACGCCGTGGTCTGGGGCCTCCTCCTACGAGGCCTCGGCCAGGGGCTCGGTCAGCAGCTGCACGGCCTGCCGGGCCAGCGACTCCTCCGCCTGCAGCTCCCTGCACACCGAGGGGGCCCTGgagccctcccccgcccccagcagcaGTGAGGAGTGCAGACCCCTGGGCCCGGAGCGCGGCCTGGATGGGGTGGGCACCTGCATCAGCAGCAGCGAGCCCAGCGAGCCGGGCAGCCTGGCCCGGGAGCACGCCCGCCGCTCCGAGGCGCTCCAGGGCCTGGTCGCAGAGCTCAGGGCACAGCTGTGCCGGCAGAGGACTGAGTACGAGGCGAGTGTGCAAAGGTAAAGGGCTGTGGCTGCAGGGGTGTGCGAGGCTGGCCCTCCCTGGCTGGGCAGAGCGCTGGCCACCAGCTGCTCACTGGACACCGGCCCCAGGCAGTCAGCCTCTGGAGCAGGGCTCAGAGCCGCCAGCTGCCCTTCTGGGAGAATGTCCCCAGGACAGGGCTGGGAATGGAGGGGTGGGGGTCCTATCCTGGGGAAGTGTGGGAGCTGGGGCCCTGGCATGCAGTCAGAACGCCTCAGGGCCTGCTGAACCACTGAGTGAGTTAGAATCTCAGCCTGAGCTGCTCAGAGTGACTCGGAGTGGGAGTCCCTATGTGGCCCTCAGGTAGGGAGGAGGCCAGCCCCCAAGGTGTGTTGCAGCCCGGGCGCTGTGTGTGGGGCAGGGCCCACGTGCAGTGCAGGCCCCGGACCGGCCTGGCTGGCTGACCGTGCTTGGGCCTGGCGTGGAATGAAGACTCCTGATCGGAATCCAGTTTCCTCCGAGGAGGGAGCTGGCCATGCTGAGCCCAGCCCTCACTCCTGCTCGGTCAGAGGGCACCTCGTGCCACTCTCTAAGTCTTGCTCACTGATGGGCCCTGGTTccatcctcccagcctccctctgagGAGGGTACTTTCCAGCTCTGAGAGGCTGAGTTCCCCGGTGAACGTCACCAGCAGAGCCCGCACTGGACAGTGCTTCCATCAGCATCTCAGACCCCTTAGCTCCGCTCGCCCCAGGCCTGGTGTCAGCCGTCTGGCGTATGATAGCAGAGGGCTTCAGCAGGTTCTGAGGGCTGCCTTTTCCCATCAGACTGTGGAGATGGAAGGGATTCTAATTCTGAGCCTGGGATTTCCACAGGGAGATGGAAAGGCAGCACTTGGCCTTCCTGTTCTGCTGTAGCCATCTCGTGGGTACCTGGGGTGTGTCAGGCGTGTGCAGGTGCTGTGTCCACGGCGGGAAGATGGCAGGAAAGGGCAgtggcccctgccctgggggaggtCGGGGGTGGGAGTCACAGCAGGTGATGTCTGAGCCAGGACTTGAAGGACCAACAGGACTGAgttgagggaggaggagaaaggacacGGTAGGAGAAAAACCCTGGGGTTTAAAATTGTGGATAAAACCCACACTGTCAGCACTGGGTTGGAACTGACCAGGCAGAGGTAGCAGTGGAAGCTCCCTGCAGGCTCGCTGGGAGGTGATGACTGCTGAAGGTGAGCTCAGACTAAACTGCGGAAAGCCTGGAGGTGCCCTGGGCGGAGGCTGGCTGAGGATGGCCTCAGAGTGGGGTGAGGACCACCTTCTCGCTCCCTCGGCTGTTTATGGGGCTGGCTTGAGCCTCTAGGCCTTTCACCGTCTCAGAGGCTGGGGTTCTCAAGGGGAAATGCGGTGTTGTCGCCTGGTGGGCTCTGGATTCGAGTCCCTGCCCCTTGTGTATTGGCTGAGTGTCTGGGCAGGCCCTCTGGGCACAAGTGACCTCATCGGTTTGTCGTGAGGAGGAAGTGATGTGGTAGGTGGGGGTGCCCGGCACAGAGCCCGGCACGTCCAGCATGCTCGCGTGACCTGCTTGGTGGGTCGGAGGTCAGGCAAGGCTCTCAGAGACAAAGGGAGAGCAGCGGCAGCCCTCTGGGGGCTCTCGCTGGCAGAGTGGCCTGGCCGTCATCCTGACTAGAGGGGGTGGTCTAGAGGGACACAGGTAGGACTGGGGCCCCCTCCAGTGGGTCTTTGGGGAGTATGTCTGCCCAGTTGGAGTCTGGTCTGTGAGGGGCGGGGAGACCAGCTTtctgccctgcctcctggggctcagagcccctcccctgctccctgatTCCTGCATTCCCCAGACACCTGACTGTGTTGCTTGTCTGCAATGCTGGGGACACGGCTATGACCCAGACTGATCAAAATCTTGCTCCTATTTGGTGAGAgtgggagggggacagagagaCCATAAAcaggatagatttttaaaaaaatatatgttagaAGATTAGATAGAGGAGGCAGACAAAGGGGAGcatgggggagagggtggggaggcacGGCTGGGAGGGGGCATCAGTGCTGTGGGCAGAAGGCCAGGTGCAGAAGCCGGCAGCTGAGGGGGGCTGGGGCTGtgtgggcaggtggagggaagagTGGGGGCACAGGGGGCCGAGAGGCTTTTTGGCAGGAGTGATGCCCTGATTTTATTCCCAGTGAGATGCGAAGCTGCTGCAGGGCCGTGAGGACTTTGATCACTTTGATGAGTTACCCTGGCTGTTGCATTCAGGAGCGCCTGACGGGGCTCAAGGGCAGACAAAGTCCAGTTAGAAGGCCCCGGCCACCCAGGCCAGAACTGCGGGTGGCGTGGACCTAAGGGGCAGCAGTTGAGGTGGGAGAAGCAGCCAGATTCTGAACATGTTTGGAAGAGTTTTTCCAGTTTTGATtggatgtggggagggggaggaaggactGACTTGAGGGACGTTTTTGTTTTGGCTGCGCAACTGGAGGAAGGTAGTCACTGGGCGGGGAGCCTGGGGCAGTGGGAGGGTGActtggggagggagggtcagGAGCTCGGTGGTGGGCCTGTTAGGTTGGAGATGCTTATTAAGTTTCTGAGTGGAACCGAGGGAGATAAAGATCGAGAGCTGTCGGCACGGAGCTGGTGCTTTTGAGTCTGGAGGCTGGACAAGGTCACTCAAGGAGCGGCCTGGAGGGGAGGCCCAGGCTGTGCCTGAGAGCAACCGGGGTGGGGAGGATCTGGCAAAGGAGGGGCCTGGACTGGAGGAGaagcactggggggggggggtcttcttTCTGACAGCAGGCCCAGAGctcagatgggggtgggggtgaagggagGCTCTCTCCCTTCTCCGTGCTTTGTGTTCAGTGGTTGAGAGtggaggcctgggcctgggcctgggtgcTGCGGGGAATCGGTATTTgctccacacacacactgtgtaCCAGGTGGTGCGTGGTGCACACGTGGTCTCGTTGGGCCGTTGTAACTACACTGGGGGAAGGTTGTCTCCTGCTTTTTAGGAGAGGGCACCAGGGCTGAGAGCAGTCTGTGTCCCACGCACAGTCACGTGTCTCAGTCAGCCCGGTTCCCAGGGGCCAGGCGCCGCACGTCCCTCAGGCCTGACAGGAGCACGTTGTCTGGTGGAAAAGATGCTGTGCCATCGTCTGCACGGTGCGGTGCCCCCCTCCATGGGTGCCCGTGGCGGAGCCCTGTGGTagcaggaaggagcagaggtGTGTGTGAGCTGCTGGGGAGGATCAGGAGACGCTCCCCAGGCGGTGCGGCCTCTGGGCCGGGGTGTGGAGGCTGAGTGGGAATGGAGGACGAAGTGACATCCCGAACAGGGTTTCCTGTGAGTCACTGGAGCTCAAGGGGCCTCGCAGGAG contains these protein-coding regions:
- the LOC116155737 gene encoding LOW QUALITY PROTEIN: rho GTPase-activating protein 22 (The sequence of the model RefSeq protein was modified relative to this genomic sequence to represent the inferred CDS: inserted 1 base in 1 codon) — its product is MEVLESLGWRPSHSQPGLSRCFFLAGTCLVQHLMTVLIRKHSQLFTSRTTEGPASPHGGPPCTVGWGPEEVTRDSQPEPGSPGAPGLPSHRTSSLDGAAVAALSRTSPTGLGSQRGPAATSPGKKVQTLPNWRSSFRQSGSRSGSPKVGSASLEVPIISSGGNWLKNGMSFLRGHRWASSGDRLKDSGSEQRLSTYDNVPPASLFPSTSSGAGTPWSGASSYEASARGSVSSCTACRASDSSACSSLHTEGALEPSPAPSSSEECRPLGPERGLDGVGTCISSSEPSEPGSLAREHARRSEALQGLVAELRAQLCRQRTEYEASVQRLGEGSADLRKRMSRLQEELDQEKKKYAMLEIKLRNSERVREDAEKRNQLLQKEMEEXLTIGAKGARAPE